The genome window CCCCTTCATTTCTGAGTTACGGTCAACTCTTTTCTGGGCATGTTATGCATACCCCTCGCTGTGACATGCGAAACCACGTAATAGCTTCCCGGGGCGTCGAAGGTTTTTTGGATCGAATAAACTCCCTTTCCTTGGAGCTTCCCTTTGATTAACTCATGCTTGTCGTCAGGCCGTGTTTTATTCCAAATCTCGAACTCGACTTCATCCGCGTCGTCGACATATTCCGAACCCTGTGTGACCCAGGCCTCAATCGTTACCGGCTTGCCGGGCTCAATCCCCGTCTCCGGTTCCGTATGGATTTTCACATCAATAATTTGCGGAATTTCTTCTTTATTGTCCGGTTGGTTAGAAGCGCATGCGCTGAACAGCAAGTTGAACAAGCTCAAAAGCAGCACTGCAAAAATTTTCTTCATTGCTTGCTAC of Ferviditalea candida contains these proteins:
- a CDS encoding FixH family protein, which encodes MKKIFAVLLLSLFNLLFSACASNQPDNKEEIPQIIDVKIHTEPETGIEPGKPVTIEAWVTQGSEYVDDADEVEFEIWNKTRPDDKHELIKGKLQGKGVYSIQKTFDAPGSYYVVSHVTARGMHNMPRKELTVTQK